A single window of Toxotes jaculatrix isolate fToxJac2 chromosome 4, fToxJac2.pri, whole genome shotgun sequence DNA harbors:
- the micall2b gene encoding protein-methionine sulfoxide oxidase mical2b isoform X2 yields MSAVKALQQWCRVQCEGYRDVSITNMTTSFRDGLAFCALIHKHRPDIINFDSLNKENVYENNKLAFSVAEEKLGIPALLDAEDMVALKVPDRLSILTYVSQYYNYFHGRSPIGGMGGIKRPAEGPTDEPSGKKNQPVVAKVFPSSKPARENSPPPSSNITRPSPSPKQTRNATQDVLVEKSHQPGTLSNRCVSCNKHVHLVQRHLVDGKLYHRNCAKVLSPTNTTAPLRDLPTNTPVSKYVPPNSTKTNTTTPTHTPSRMGPAWLVEKPSTPSSFSTTFSPSSPSRPASSVFSTAKESQTASVFKPTASKTTSESTFVTTTSVNTRPTAAPRLSTTAAKTMQSKLKFFQSDSNTKNEEKNTTAINMDVNKGPYVSGKVQEATAGQTVTVVVNVGGAGKKETNVNLDKYGDATKNTGVGGKVSLKPEDSESNKSKASAAAFISKKLTEENNNNNSKPSWLTVATKKTDKPSLVETPKRETETVRGRVKLKADRSILADLQPLDTGSSAPSPASRSGGGPKPGSPSPSASASENESPAGWRSRLKPVAKETKPSGPPKPWANGAGKSQTSELSVRPSSSSSNVPSPSISVTPPPSKGFEIGQREQTANGTKSESNTSKTKPGYIPKEDIVKELQEIEDNLNELEKRGVELEMKLRRSEEEGEDDSFMDELMVEWFTLIRNKQVAMRRESELVYIGKTQDLEEEQPSVEQELRRLIEKPEHLKTAWDRKREQQLMDKLVGIVNDRNAIVEGLDEDRLREEEEDEQLNKMMMNFNIKKDKPKKKSPVAKLFSWGSKKEG; encoded by the exons ATGTCGGCCGTGAAGGCGCTGCAGCAGTGGTGCCGGGTCCAGTGTGAGGGCTACCGGGATGTGTCCATCACAAACATGACCACGTCCTTCAGGGACGGCCTGGCTTTCTGCGCCCTcatccacaaacacagaccagaTATCAT CAATTTTGATTCACTCAACAAGGAAAATGTCTACGAAAACAACAAACTG GCGTTCTCGGTTGCAGAGGAGAAGCTGGGAATTCCAGCACTGTTGGATGCAGAGGACATGGTGGCTCTTAAGGTTCCTGATCGCCTCAGTATCCTGACATATGTGTCACAGTACTACAACTACTTCCATGGACGCTCCCCAA ttGGTGGTATGGGGGGTATAAAGCGTCCAGCGGAGGGCCCCACAGATGAACCGTCTGGCAAGAAGAACCAGCCGGTGGTGGCTAAGGTGTTCCCCTCGTCTAAGCCTGCCAGAGAGAacagccctcctccctcctccaacATCACAAGACCCTCTCCTTCCccaaaacaaaccagaaatGCCACACAG GATGTTCTGGTTGAGAAATCTCATCAGCCAGGCACCCTGAGTAACAGATGTGTGTCCTGTAACAAACATGTTCACTTGGTGCAGCGACATCTAGTGGACGGGAAGCTGTATCACAGGAACTGTGCAAA ggTACTATCACCTACAAACACAACTGCGCCTCTCAGAGATTTACCCACAAACACTCCTGTTTCCAAATACGTTCCTCCAAACTCCACTAAAACAAACACGAcgacacccacccacaccccctCCAGAATGGGACCAGCATGGCTGGTGGAGAAACCCAGCACCCCTTCAAGCTTCTCCACCactttttctccttcatctccttccCGGCCTGCTTCAAGTGTCTTTTCCACTGCTAAAGAAAGTCAGACCGCTTCTGTCTTCAAACCCACAGCTTCAAAGACTACTTCTGAATCTACTTTCGTTACCACCACCTCTGTCAACACCAGGCCCACTGCTGCCCCTCGCCTCTCAACCACAGCAGCTAAGACAATGCAATCCAAGCTCAAGTTCTTCCAGTCAGACAGCAACACTAAGAATGAGGAGAAAAATACTACAGCCATCAACATGGATGTAAATAAAGGGCCGTATGTGAGTGGAAAGGTCCAGGAGGCCACAGCAGgtcagactgtgactgtggtTGTGAATGTTGGCGGTGCTGgcaaaaaggaaacaaatgtgAACTTGGATAAATATGGGGATGCAACTAAAAACACTGGTGTGGGTGGAAAGGTGAGTTTGAAACCGGAAGACAGTGAGAGTAATAAGTCaaaagcatcagcagcagcgtTCATCTCCAAGAAACTGACTGAGGagaacaacaataacaacagtaaGCCATCATGGCTGACGGTAGCCACGAAGAAAACTGACAA GCCTTCTCTGGTCGAGACTcccaagagagagacagagactgtcAGAGGGAGGGTGAAGCTGAAAGCAGACCGGTCAATCCTCGCTGACCTGCAGCCTCTGGACACCGGGAGCTCTGCTCCGAGCCCAGCCAGCAGGAGCGGAGGGGGCCCAAAGCCTGGCAGTCCATCACCCAGCGCCTCAG CATCAGAAAACGAGTCTCCTGCAGGCTGGAGGTCGAGGCTCAAACCTGTCGCCAAAGAAACAAA ACCTTCTGGTCCACCTAAACCATGGGCTAATGGAGCTGGGAAGTCCCAGACTTCAGAGCTTTCTGTTAGGCCTTCTTCGTCCTCCTCTAATGTCCCCAGCCCGAGCATTTCTGTCACTCCTCCACCATCAAAGG gatttgaAATCGGTCAGAGAGAACAAACTGCAAATGGCACCAAGTCAGAGTCAAATACTTCAAAG ACGAAGCCAGGCTACATTCCCAAAGAGGACATCGTGAAGGAGCTTCAGGAAATTGAAGATAATTTGAACGAGCTGGAGAAGAGAGGAGTCGAGCTGGAGATGAAGCTCCGCAGAAGCGAGGAAG agggtGAAGATGACTCTTTCATGGATGAGCTTATGGTTGAGTGGTTCACTTTGATCAGGAACAAGCAGGTGGCCATGCGCCGGGAGTCTGAGCTGGTCTAcat AGGAAAAACCCAGGACCTGGAGGAAGAGCAGCCCAGTGTTGAACAGGAGCTCAGGAGACTGATTGAAAAACCAG aaCATCTGAAAACAGCCTGGGAccgaaagagagaacagcagctgATGGACAAACTGGTGGGGATTGTCAACGACAGAAATGCAATCGTAGAAGGTCTGGACGAGGACAGACTCAG ggaggaagaggaggacgagcAGCTAAACAAGATGATGATGAATTTCA aCATAAAGAAGGACAAACCAAAGAAAAAGTCTCCGGTGGCCAAACTCTTCAGCTGGGGGAGCAAGAAGGAGGGATGA
- the micall2b gene encoding protein-methionine sulfoxide oxidase mical2b isoform X1, with product MSAVKALQQWCRVQCEGYRDVSITNMTTSFRDGLAFCALIHKHRPDIINFDSLNKENVYENNKLAFSVAEEKLGIPALLDAEDMVALKVPDRLSILTYVSQYYNYFHGRSPIGGMGGIKRPAEGPTDEPSGKKNQPVVAKVFPSSKPARENSPPPSSNITRPSPSPKQTRNATQDVLVEKSHQPGTLSNRCVSCNKHVHLVQRHLVDGKLYHRNCAKVLSPTNTTAPLRDLPTNTPVSKYVPPNSTKTNTTTPTHTPSRMGPAWLVEKPSTPSSFSTTFSPSSPSRPASSVFSTAKESQTASVFKPTASKTTSESTFVTTTSVNTRPTAAPRLSTTAAKTMQSKLKFFQSDSNTKNEEKNTTAINMDVNKGPYVSGKVQEATAGQTVTVVVNVGGAGKKETNVNLDKYGDATKNTGVGGKVSLKPEDSESNKSKASAAAFISKKLTEENNNNNSKPSWLTVATKKTDKPSLVETPKRETETVRGRVKLKADRSILADLQPLDTGSSAPSPASRSGGGPKPGSPSPSASAASENESPAGWRSRLKPVAKETKPSGPPKPWANGAGKSQTSELSVRPSSSSSNVPSPSISVTPPPSKGFEIGQREQTANGTKSESNTSKTKPGYIPKEDIVKELQEIEDNLNELEKRGVELEMKLRRSEEEGEDDSFMDELMVEWFTLIRNKQVAMRRESELVYIGKTQDLEEEQPSVEQELRRLIEKPEHLKTAWDRKREQQLMDKLVGIVNDRNAIVEGLDEDRLREEEEDEQLNKMMMNFNIKKDKPKKKSPVAKLFSWGSKKEG from the exons ATGTCGGCCGTGAAGGCGCTGCAGCAGTGGTGCCGGGTCCAGTGTGAGGGCTACCGGGATGTGTCCATCACAAACATGACCACGTCCTTCAGGGACGGCCTGGCTTTCTGCGCCCTcatccacaaacacagaccagaTATCAT CAATTTTGATTCACTCAACAAGGAAAATGTCTACGAAAACAACAAACTG GCGTTCTCGGTTGCAGAGGAGAAGCTGGGAATTCCAGCACTGTTGGATGCAGAGGACATGGTGGCTCTTAAGGTTCCTGATCGCCTCAGTATCCTGACATATGTGTCACAGTACTACAACTACTTCCATGGACGCTCCCCAA ttGGTGGTATGGGGGGTATAAAGCGTCCAGCGGAGGGCCCCACAGATGAACCGTCTGGCAAGAAGAACCAGCCGGTGGTGGCTAAGGTGTTCCCCTCGTCTAAGCCTGCCAGAGAGAacagccctcctccctcctccaacATCACAAGACCCTCTCCTTCCccaaaacaaaccagaaatGCCACACAG GATGTTCTGGTTGAGAAATCTCATCAGCCAGGCACCCTGAGTAACAGATGTGTGTCCTGTAACAAACATGTTCACTTGGTGCAGCGACATCTAGTGGACGGGAAGCTGTATCACAGGAACTGTGCAAA ggTACTATCACCTACAAACACAACTGCGCCTCTCAGAGATTTACCCACAAACACTCCTGTTTCCAAATACGTTCCTCCAAACTCCACTAAAACAAACACGAcgacacccacccacaccccctCCAGAATGGGACCAGCATGGCTGGTGGAGAAACCCAGCACCCCTTCAAGCTTCTCCACCactttttctccttcatctccttccCGGCCTGCTTCAAGTGTCTTTTCCACTGCTAAAGAAAGTCAGACCGCTTCTGTCTTCAAACCCACAGCTTCAAAGACTACTTCTGAATCTACTTTCGTTACCACCACCTCTGTCAACACCAGGCCCACTGCTGCCCCTCGCCTCTCAACCACAGCAGCTAAGACAATGCAATCCAAGCTCAAGTTCTTCCAGTCAGACAGCAACACTAAGAATGAGGAGAAAAATACTACAGCCATCAACATGGATGTAAATAAAGGGCCGTATGTGAGTGGAAAGGTCCAGGAGGCCACAGCAGgtcagactgtgactgtggtTGTGAATGTTGGCGGTGCTGgcaaaaaggaaacaaatgtgAACTTGGATAAATATGGGGATGCAACTAAAAACACTGGTGTGGGTGGAAAGGTGAGTTTGAAACCGGAAGACAGTGAGAGTAATAAGTCaaaagcatcagcagcagcgtTCATCTCCAAGAAACTGACTGAGGagaacaacaataacaacagtaaGCCATCATGGCTGACGGTAGCCACGAAGAAAACTGACAA GCCTTCTCTGGTCGAGACTcccaagagagagacagagactgtcAGAGGGAGGGTGAAGCTGAAAGCAGACCGGTCAATCCTCGCTGACCTGCAGCCTCTGGACACCGGGAGCTCTGCTCCGAGCCCAGCCAGCAGGAGCGGAGGGGGCCCAAAGCCTGGCAGTCCATCACCCAGCGCCTCAG CAGCATCAGAAAACGAGTCTCCTGCAGGCTGGAGGTCGAGGCTCAAACCTGTCGCCAAAGAAACAAA ACCTTCTGGTCCACCTAAACCATGGGCTAATGGAGCTGGGAAGTCCCAGACTTCAGAGCTTTCTGTTAGGCCTTCTTCGTCCTCCTCTAATGTCCCCAGCCCGAGCATTTCTGTCACTCCTCCACCATCAAAGG gatttgaAATCGGTCAGAGAGAACAAACTGCAAATGGCACCAAGTCAGAGTCAAATACTTCAAAG ACGAAGCCAGGCTACATTCCCAAAGAGGACATCGTGAAGGAGCTTCAGGAAATTGAAGATAATTTGAACGAGCTGGAGAAGAGAGGAGTCGAGCTGGAGATGAAGCTCCGCAGAAGCGAGGAAG agggtGAAGATGACTCTTTCATGGATGAGCTTATGGTTGAGTGGTTCACTTTGATCAGGAACAAGCAGGTGGCCATGCGCCGGGAGTCTGAGCTGGTCTAcat AGGAAAAACCCAGGACCTGGAGGAAGAGCAGCCCAGTGTTGAACAGGAGCTCAGGAGACTGATTGAAAAACCAG aaCATCTGAAAACAGCCTGGGAccgaaagagagaacagcagctgATGGACAAACTGGTGGGGATTGTCAACGACAGAAATGCAATCGTAGAAGGTCTGGACGAGGACAGACTCAG ggaggaagaggaggacgagcAGCTAAACAAGATGATGATGAATTTCA aCATAAAGAAGGACAAACCAAAGAAAAAGTCTCCGGTGGCCAAACTCTTCAGCTGGGGGAGCAAGAAGGAGGGATGA
- the micall2b gene encoding protein-methionine sulfoxide oxidase mical2b isoform X3 encodes MVALKVPDRLSILTYVSQYYNYFHGRSPIGGMGGIKRPAEGPTDEPSGKKNQPVVAKVFPSSKPARENSPPPSSNITRPSPSPKQTRNATQDVLVEKSHQPGTLSNRCVSCNKHVHLVQRHLVDGKLYHRNCAKVLSPTNTTAPLRDLPTNTPVSKYVPPNSTKTNTTTPTHTPSRMGPAWLVEKPSTPSSFSTTFSPSSPSRPASSVFSTAKESQTASVFKPTASKTTSESTFVTTTSVNTRPTAAPRLSTTAAKTMQSKLKFFQSDSNTKNEEKNTTAINMDVNKGPYVSGKVQEATAGQTVTVVVNVGGAGKKETNVNLDKYGDATKNTGVGGKVSLKPEDSESNKSKASAAAFISKKLTEENNNNNSKPSWLTVATKKTDKPSLVETPKRETETVRGRVKLKADRSILADLQPLDTGSSAPSPASRSGGGPKPGSPSPSASAASENESPAGWRSRLKPVAKETKPSGPPKPWANGAGKSQTSELSVRPSSSSSNVPSPSISVTPPPSKGFEIGQREQTANGTKSESNTSKTKPGYIPKEDIVKELQEIEDNLNELEKRGVELEMKLRRSEEEGEDDSFMDELMVEWFTLIRNKQVAMRRESELVYIGKTQDLEEEQPSVEQELRRLIEKPEHLKTAWDRKREQQLMDKLVGIVNDRNAIVEGLDEDRLREEEEDEQLNKMMMNFNIKKDKPKKKSPVAKLFSWGSKKEG; translated from the exons ATGGTGGCTCTTAAGGTTCCTGATCGCCTCAGTATCCTGACATATGTGTCACAGTACTACAACTACTTCCATGGACGCTCCCCAA ttGGTGGTATGGGGGGTATAAAGCGTCCAGCGGAGGGCCCCACAGATGAACCGTCTGGCAAGAAGAACCAGCCGGTGGTGGCTAAGGTGTTCCCCTCGTCTAAGCCTGCCAGAGAGAacagccctcctccctcctccaacATCACAAGACCCTCTCCTTCCccaaaacaaaccagaaatGCCACACAG GATGTTCTGGTTGAGAAATCTCATCAGCCAGGCACCCTGAGTAACAGATGTGTGTCCTGTAACAAACATGTTCACTTGGTGCAGCGACATCTAGTGGACGGGAAGCTGTATCACAGGAACTGTGCAAA ggTACTATCACCTACAAACACAACTGCGCCTCTCAGAGATTTACCCACAAACACTCCTGTTTCCAAATACGTTCCTCCAAACTCCACTAAAACAAACACGAcgacacccacccacaccccctCCAGAATGGGACCAGCATGGCTGGTGGAGAAACCCAGCACCCCTTCAAGCTTCTCCACCactttttctccttcatctccttccCGGCCTGCTTCAAGTGTCTTTTCCACTGCTAAAGAAAGTCAGACCGCTTCTGTCTTCAAACCCACAGCTTCAAAGACTACTTCTGAATCTACTTTCGTTACCACCACCTCTGTCAACACCAGGCCCACTGCTGCCCCTCGCCTCTCAACCACAGCAGCTAAGACAATGCAATCCAAGCTCAAGTTCTTCCAGTCAGACAGCAACACTAAGAATGAGGAGAAAAATACTACAGCCATCAACATGGATGTAAATAAAGGGCCGTATGTGAGTGGAAAGGTCCAGGAGGCCACAGCAGgtcagactgtgactgtggtTGTGAATGTTGGCGGTGCTGgcaaaaaggaaacaaatgtgAACTTGGATAAATATGGGGATGCAACTAAAAACACTGGTGTGGGTGGAAAGGTGAGTTTGAAACCGGAAGACAGTGAGAGTAATAAGTCaaaagcatcagcagcagcgtTCATCTCCAAGAAACTGACTGAGGagaacaacaataacaacagtaaGCCATCATGGCTGACGGTAGCCACGAAGAAAACTGACAA GCCTTCTCTGGTCGAGACTcccaagagagagacagagactgtcAGAGGGAGGGTGAAGCTGAAAGCAGACCGGTCAATCCTCGCTGACCTGCAGCCTCTGGACACCGGGAGCTCTGCTCCGAGCCCAGCCAGCAGGAGCGGAGGGGGCCCAAAGCCTGGCAGTCCATCACCCAGCGCCTCAG CAGCATCAGAAAACGAGTCTCCTGCAGGCTGGAGGTCGAGGCTCAAACCTGTCGCCAAAGAAACAAA ACCTTCTGGTCCACCTAAACCATGGGCTAATGGAGCTGGGAAGTCCCAGACTTCAGAGCTTTCTGTTAGGCCTTCTTCGTCCTCCTCTAATGTCCCCAGCCCGAGCATTTCTGTCACTCCTCCACCATCAAAGG gatttgaAATCGGTCAGAGAGAACAAACTGCAAATGGCACCAAGTCAGAGTCAAATACTTCAAAG ACGAAGCCAGGCTACATTCCCAAAGAGGACATCGTGAAGGAGCTTCAGGAAATTGAAGATAATTTGAACGAGCTGGAGAAGAGAGGAGTCGAGCTGGAGATGAAGCTCCGCAGAAGCGAGGAAG agggtGAAGATGACTCTTTCATGGATGAGCTTATGGTTGAGTGGTTCACTTTGATCAGGAACAAGCAGGTGGCCATGCGCCGGGAGTCTGAGCTGGTCTAcat AGGAAAAACCCAGGACCTGGAGGAAGAGCAGCCCAGTGTTGAACAGGAGCTCAGGAGACTGATTGAAAAACCAG aaCATCTGAAAACAGCCTGGGAccgaaagagagaacagcagctgATGGACAAACTGGTGGGGATTGTCAACGACAGAAATGCAATCGTAGAAGGTCTGGACGAGGACAGACTCAG ggaggaagaggaggacgagcAGCTAAACAAGATGATGATGAATTTCA aCATAAAGAAGGACAAACCAAAGAAAAAGTCTCCGGTGGCCAAACTCTTCAGCTGGGGGAGCAAGAAGGAGGGATGA